The following nucleotide sequence is from Candidatus Polarisedimenticolia bacterium.
GTGACCCAGCTCTCCGCCATCGGCGAGCGGACGATCTGGATCGACTGCGACGTGATCCAGGCCGACGGGGGTACCCGGACCGCCTCGATCACCGGCGGATTCGTCGCGCTGGCGCTGGCGTTCCGCAAGATGCGGGATCGCGACCAGCTCCTGAAGAAGCCTCTGAACGGGTTGGTAGCCGCCACCTCGGTCGGGATCCTGGAGGGGACGCCGAGCCTCGACCTGAGCTACGAGGAGGATTCGCGCGCCGACGTCGACATGAACATCGTCCGCACCTCCGCCCAGAAATACGTGGAAGTACAGGGGACCGCCGAGAAGACGCCCTTCACGCCGGAGGAGATGCAGAAGATGCTCCAGCTGGCGAACGACGGCATCGACCGCCTGTTCGAACGCCAGCGGAGCCTGCTTTCCGATTTCCTGCCCTCGCTGCTCCAGTGACGGAGGCTTCCCCCGGTGGAGCTTCTCATCGCGACCCGCAACCGAGGCAAGTTCGCCGAGATCGCCGAAGCGCTCGTCCCGCTCCGCCTGACGCTGCGGGGCGCCTTCGATTTCCCCGACGTCCCCGACTGCCCGGAGGAGGAGACGTCGTACGAGGAGAACGCGACCCGGAAGGCGCTCCATTACGGCGAAGCCACCGGCCTGCCCACCCTGTCGGATGATTCGGGGATCGAGGTGGCGGCGCTGGGAGGGGCGCCGGGCGTCCTCTCCGCCCGGTACGGGGGCGCGGGG
It contains:
- the rph gene encoding ribonuclease PH, which translates into the protein MLRKDGRGPNQMREIRIELGVNKYAEGSAQIVLGDTKVICTASQEDRVPQWLRGQGHGWITAEYGMLPRSTDVRTQREASRGRPSGRTQEIQRLIGRSLRAVTQLSAIGERTIWIDCDVIQADGGTRTASITGGFVALALAFRKMRDRDQLLKKPLNGLVAATSVGILEGTPSLDLSYEEDSRADVDMNIVRTSAQKYVEVQGTAEKTPFTPEEMQKMLQLANDGIDRLFERQRSLLSDFLPSLLQ